Proteins from a single region of Phycisphaerae bacterium:
- a CDS encoding GDSL-type esterase/lipase family protein: MPTTAPAPPGSLAIREGDVIVFLGDELSETPDARRGGRPTFPQLVETFLTVRYPELHRSPSADGPRPVRYISVGWAGDTAARALLRLERDVLIHKPTVVVVCLGINDAGYLSFVPARLEAMQRDLTKIVQKCHEAGARVWLMSPPCVEEERGKKARVVRDGQRAVADLEVIRYNETLAKYAAAMREIAAANPPAGFADWFAEASAASRQVRAYPGEDWLTTDGRTLTFHGTTIGATTLLRAWGAEPIRALLELDWTDGTARISTHQGQSSTMLVQIADDEKRILSVDNLPLPWPLPSEAGVGLQSGWKAADLCQIILRVPDPPEQGITLVQETDDHGATAQWPITAAQLQAGFNLVTAEPLRSPKGVRDLYNLIVTKNRTRDTIWRRLELSAPQEPELTDGHRQLIEAWKAYVAGYERIIYRYPKTFSARFTLSETTESEHLPTSQPTRLPRVVPSSHNPIPATLPAAVHP; the protein is encoded by the coding sequence ATGCCGACGACCGCTCCGGCGCCCCCCGGCAGCCTGGCCATCCGGGAGGGTGACGTGATCGTCTTCCTGGGCGATGAATTGAGCGAAACGCCCGACGCCCGGCGAGGCGGTCGACCGACGTTCCCGCAACTGGTCGAGACGTTTCTGACGGTGCGTTATCCCGAGCTGCACCGGAGCCCCTCGGCGGACGGACCACGGCCGGTCCGGTACATCTCTGTCGGCTGGGCAGGCGACACCGCTGCGCGGGCTTTGCTGCGGTTGGAACGTGACGTTCTCATTCACAAGCCTACGGTGGTGGTCGTTTGCCTGGGAATCAATGACGCCGGTTACCTTAGTTTCGTCCCGGCCCGGTTGGAGGCGATGCAGCGTGATCTAACCAAGATCGTGCAGAAATGCCACGAAGCCGGCGCAAGGGTCTGGTTGATGTCTCCGCCCTGTGTGGAGGAGGAACGCGGCAAGAAAGCGCGCGTGGTTCGTGACGGACAGCGGGCGGTGGCCGACCTGGAAGTCATCCGATACAACGAGACACTGGCCAAGTATGCGGCCGCGATGAGGGAGATTGCCGCGGCCAATCCGCCGGCCGGTTTCGCCGACTGGTTTGCTGAAGCGTCGGCCGCGAGCCGGCAGGTTCGCGCGTACCCAGGCGAGGACTGGCTGACTACCGATGGGCGAACGCTGACTTTTCACGGGACGACGATCGGAGCAACCACGTTGCTGCGGGCATGGGGGGCCGAGCCGATTCGGGCGCTGCTTGAACTGGATTGGACGGACGGCACGGCACGGATCAGCACCCACCAAGGGCAATCGTCAACCATGCTCGTGCAGATCGCGGATGATGAGAAACGAATTCTGTCTGTTGACAACCTGCCGCTGCCATGGCCCTTGCCGAGTGAGGCCGGCGTCGGATTGCAGAGCGGGTGGAAAGCCGCTGATCTGTGCCAGATCATATTGCGCGTGCCCGATCCACCAGAGCAGGGGATTACGCTAGTCCAGGAAACGGACGACCATGGGGCCACAGCCCAGTGGCCTATCACTGCGGCCCAACTTCAGGCGGGTTTCAACCTGGTGACGGCCGAGCCGTTGCGTTCGCCCAAGGGCGTCCGCGATCTGTACAATCTCATCGTCACCAAGAATCGCACGCGCGACACGATCTGGCGACGCCTGGAGCTGTCGGCGCCGCAGGAGCCCGAACTGACCGACGGCCATCGGCAACTCATCGAGGCATGGAAGGCTTACGTTGCGGGTTACGAACGAATCATCTATCGGTATCCGAAGACGTTCAGCGCCCGGTTTACATTGAGCGAGACGACCGAGTCCGAGCATCTGCCCACGAGCCAGCCGACCCGCTTACCACGGGTGGTGCCGTCATCACACAACCCGATCCCGGCCACGTTGCCGGCTGCCGTGCATCCTTGA
- a CDS encoding PAS domain S-box protein, whose translation MFRRQCFIYLQLLLGWATLVCFGGIGQFALAHAGPPRSRPLDDLGDGRPSQLLQSLTVVWIIPENPSRAGRQEQVGREEDSARPGPAAIVSADLRAPLPAWLERAGDCEPVPKPVWERLPVGRLLRSRDELYVGQTELHGLDDRLFWWVLLVVALAIVLAICWNRTPCRDSGAGTVAPHGGLGAERLDDETTRETARRFRAIFDQSLHLTGVMDPQGTLLDVNSPAAEFSGVSREELLHKPFWEGPWWRHDSAARSQVREAIARVAHDGEPVRFQTTHVDRDGRLHNIQFSLRAVRDDIGRIALLIAEGLDITDLKRSEQAAQDGREWYRSLFEGANDAIFLMEEDRFVDCNPRTQALFGGTREQILQLHPYDLSPEFQPDGRPSTQKALEKISAAYAGEPQSFEWRHYRIDGSLFDAAVTLNRVFLAGRPHLVAVVRDITGRKRADEALRNEMAFSQTLIHASPAFFVAIGADGRTRMMNPAMLNALGYTAEEVVGKDYMTTFVPDADRGALARIFEQLVVAGRPTLNENHIMTKDGRLLLVEWHGAPVFKGQELDYFFGVGIDITRRRQAEEEIRKLNAELEQRVRDRTAQLAAANAALNEFAYVVSHDLKAPLRAVSQLAQWVSEDYASVLDEEGKNRLKLINGRIARMYNLIDGILQYSRIGRVEEDRRPIDLDLLVREVIEALSPPAHVHVTVEGRLPVVVADRTQMTQVFQNLIGNAIKFINKPAGLVTVACEDAGDRWRFSVTDNGPGIDPKYHEKIFGIFQTLTPRDQQEGTGIGLTLVRRIVELYSGKVELESEVGKGSTFTFTLPK comes from the coding sequence ATGTTCAGAAGACAATGCTTCATCTACCTCCAACTGCTGTTGGGCTGGGCGACGCTCGTCTGCTTTGGGGGAATTGGGCAATTCGCGTTGGCCCATGCCGGCCCGCCTCGGAGCCGCCCGTTGGATGACTTGGGCGACGGTCGCCCGAGCCAATTACTCCAGTCGCTCACCGTGGTCTGGATCATTCCCGAAAATCCGAGCCGTGCTGGTCGGCAAGAACAGGTCGGGCGAGAAGAGGACTCTGCGCGACCCGGCCCTGCGGCCATCGTCTCGGCTGATCTCCGGGCCCCATTGCCGGCCTGGCTCGAAAGAGCAGGTGACTGCGAACCTGTCCCAAAACCTGTGTGGGAGCGGCTTCCCGTCGGTCGACTCTTGAGGTCTCGGGACGAACTTTACGTGGGCCAGACCGAGCTGCACGGTCTCGACGACCGGCTGTTCTGGTGGGTTCTGTTGGTTGTTGCCTTGGCGATCGTGCTGGCCATCTGCTGGAACCGAACTCCGTGTCGTGACTCGGGGGCCGGGACGGTTGCGCCGCACGGCGGACTTGGGGCGGAGCGGTTGGACGACGAAACCACCCGCGAAACCGCTCGTCGTTTCAGGGCTATCTTTGATCAGTCTCTTCACCTGACCGGCGTCATGGACCCGCAAGGCACGCTGCTCGATGTCAACAGCCCGGCGGCGGAGTTTTCGGGTGTTTCTCGCGAGGAGCTGCTGCACAAGCCGTTCTGGGAAGGGCCATGGTGGCGTCATGATTCCGCCGCCCGAAGTCAGGTGCGAGAGGCCATCGCCCGAGTTGCCCACGACGGTGAACCGGTGCGGTTCCAGACCACCCACGTGGACCGCGACGGGCGACTCCACAACATCCAGTTCAGCCTGCGCGCCGTCAGAGATGACATCGGCCGTATTGCTCTTCTGATTGCCGAGGGCCTGGATATCACCGACCTCAAGCGGTCCGAACAAGCCGCGCAGGACGGCAGGGAATGGTATCGCTCACTGTTCGAGGGGGCCAACGATGCGATCTTCCTCATGGAAGAAGATCGTTTCGTGGACTGCAACCCGAGAACGCAGGCATTATTCGGCGGCACCCGCGAGCAGATCCTGCAGCTTCACCCGTACGACCTGTCGCCCGAGTTCCAGCCGGATGGCCGTCCGTCCACACAGAAAGCCCTTGAGAAAATCTCAGCCGCTTACGCCGGGGAGCCGCAGTCCTTCGAGTGGCGCCACTACCGAATCGACGGCTCGCTCTTTGACGCGGCGGTAACTCTCAACCGGGTGTTCCTCGCGGGCCGGCCGCACCTTGTGGCGGTCGTTCGCGACATCACCGGACGGAAGCGGGCTGATGAGGCGCTGCGAAACGAGATGGCCTTCAGCCAGACCCTGATCCATGCCTCACCGGCTTTCTTTGTCGCCATCGGAGCGGACGGCAGGACAAGGATGATGAACCCCGCGATGTTGAACGCCTTGGGCTACACGGCGGAAGAGGTGGTCGGTAAGGACTACATGACCACTTTCGTGCCCGACGCCGACCGCGGGGCACTCGCCCGAATCTTCGAGCAGCTTGTGGTGGCCGGACGGCCGACGCTGAACGAGAACCACATTATGACGAAAGACGGTCGTCTGCTGCTGGTAGAGTGGCACGGCGCACCGGTGTTTAAGGGACAAGAACTGGATTACTTCTTCGGAGTCGGCATTGATATTACCCGGCGCAGGCAGGCGGAGGAGGAGATCCGCAAACTGAACGCGGAATTGGAGCAGCGCGTGCGGGACCGCACGGCGCAACTTGCCGCGGCCAACGCGGCGCTGAATGAATTCGCCTACGTGGTCTCTCACGACCTGAAGGCCCCGTTGCGCGCGGTCAGTCAGTTGGCCCAGTGGGTGTCCGAAGACTATGCTTCCGTGCTCGATGAAGAAGGTAAAAACAGACTCAAACTCATCAACGGCCGGATCGCGCGAATGTACAACCTGATCGACGGAATCCTTCAGTATTCCCGCATCGGTCGCGTTGAAGAAGACCGCCGGCCGATCGATCTGGACCTTCTCGTGCGCGAGGTGATCGAGGCGCTGTCTCCTCCGGCCCATGTCCACGTGACCGTCGAGGGCAGGCTTCCCGTGGTCGTCGCCGACCGGACGCAGATGACGCAGGTATTTCAAAACCTCATCGGCAACGCCATCAAGTTCATAAACAAACCCGCGGGCCTGGTGACCGTGGCCTGCGAAGACGCAGGCGATCGCTGGCGATTCAGCGTCACGGACAATGGGCCGGGGATCGATCCGAAGTATCACGAGAAAATCTTCGGGATCTTCCAGACCCTGACACCCCGAGATCAGCAGGAGGGCACCGGCATCGGTTTGACGCTGGTCAGAAGAATCGTGGAGTTGTATAGTGGAAAGGTCGAGCTGGAGTCGGAAGTGGGAAAAGGGAGCACGTTCACGTTCACGTTGCCCAAGTAG
- the metG gene encoding methionine--tRNA ligase — translation MSKRRFLITSALPYSNGRLHVGHIAGAYLPADTYVRYLRARGDEVRFICGSDDNGVASLISARKEGKSVEELTAFYNARQAADFAGLGIRFDIYGGTHQPKFVDLHNRISQDFFRVIHEKGYFVKKTTMQLYDVQADQFLPDRYVKGKCYNCGADGAYGDQCEACGVSIDPMKLINPVSTITNTKPEPRETTHWYMQLPQFEERLRAWLEAKRQPQGDCPPWRETVLNFSLGQIKQGLPERAMTRDLHWGVPVPLNDPDAAGKVLYVWFDAPIGYVSFTAELCRQVDGDWKAYERWWKDPDCRIVHFIGEDNTVFHALTWPAMLMAEGSFQLPWQVVANSFLNIKFPGKEEEKISKSRGTAIWIEEYLKMFEPDPLRYYLTAIAPETQRTTFDVDDFISRNNGELVNALGNFVNRTMTFAQKYFDNKVPAVGNRQQVDNDHLANIAAHAERITARLDGLRFRAAIEELMNLARASNVYFDAKKPWQQRKDDLAACGTSLNVCIQTVKALMTLMAPFLPFSADKCLRMLNLDAGALSWDQTTTELPPGHPLGEPAILFQKLDPKVVFADMQ, via the coding sequence ATGAGCAAACGTCGATTCCTGATTACCTCCGCGTTGCCCTACTCGAACGGCCGTCTGCACGTGGGCCACATCGCCGGGGCCTACCTGCCGGCCGACACCTACGTCCGCTACCTCCGGGCCCGCGGCGACGAGGTCCGCTTCATCTGCGGCAGCGACGACAACGGCGTGGCCTCGCTGATCTCCGCCCGCAAGGAGGGCAAGTCGGTCGAGGAACTGACCGCCTTCTACAACGCCCGCCAGGCAGCCGACTTCGCCGGGCTGGGTATCCGGTTTGACATCTACGGCGGCACCCACCAGCCCAAGTTCGTCGATCTGCACAACCGAATCAGCCAGGACTTCTTCCGCGTCATCCACGAGAAGGGATACTTCGTCAAGAAGACCACCATGCAGCTTTACGACGTTCAGGCTGATCAGTTTCTGCCCGACCGCTACGTCAAGGGCAAATGCTACAACTGCGGTGCCGACGGAGCCTACGGCGACCAGTGCGAAGCATGCGGCGTGTCCATCGACCCGATGAAGCTGATCAACCCGGTCAGCACCATCACCAACACCAAGCCCGAGCCGCGCGAGACCACCCACTGGTACATGCAGTTACCGCAGTTCGAGGAGAGACTGCGTGCCTGGCTCGAAGCCAAGCGACAGCCGCAGGGCGATTGCCCGCCGTGGCGAGAAACGGTGCTCAATTTCTCGCTCGGCCAGATCAAACAAGGCCTGCCAGAGCGGGCCATGACCCGCGACCTGCACTGGGGCGTGCCGGTGCCGCTCAATGACCCCGACGCGGCCGGCAAGGTGCTCTACGTCTGGTTCGACGCTCCGATCGGCTACGTGTCGTTCACGGCCGAGCTTTGCCGGCAGGTGGACGGCGACTGGAAGGCCTACGAGCGATGGTGGAAGGACCCGGATTGCCGGATCGTGCATTTCATCGGCGAAGACAATACCGTTTTTCACGCCCTTACCTGGCCGGCGATGCTCATGGCCGAGGGGTCGTTCCAACTGCCGTGGCAGGTCGTCGCCAACTCCTTCCTGAATATTAAGTTCCCCGGCAAAGAAGAGGAAAAGATCAGCAAGAGCCGTGGGACGGCCATCTGGATCGAGGAATACCTCAAAATGTTCGAGCCCGACCCCTTGCGCTACTACCTGACGGCCATCGCGCCGGAAACTCAGCGGACTACCTTCGATGTCGACGACTTTATCAGCCGCAACAACGGTGAACTGGTCAACGCCCTGGGCAACTTCGTGAACCGGACAATGACCTTCGCCCAGAAGTACTTTGACAACAAGGTCCCGGCCGTCGGCAACCGCCAGCAGGTGGACAACGACCATCTGGCCAACATCGCTGCCCACGCCGAGCGGATCACTGCACGGCTGGACGGCCTGCGATTCCGCGCCGCCATCGAGGAGCTCATGAACCTCGCTCGGGCTTCCAACGTCTATTTCGATGCCAAAAAGCCCTGGCAACAACGCAAGGACGACTTGGCCGCCTGCGGAACAAGCCTCAACGTCTGCATTCAGACCGTCAAGGCCCTGATGACCCTCATGGCCCCGTTCCTGCCCTTCTCGGCCGACAAGTGCCTCAGGATGCTCAACCTCGACGCCGGCGCCCTGTCCTGGGACCAGACAACAACCGAGCTTCCCCCCGGCCACCCCCTTGGCGAGCCGGCTATCCTTTTCCAGAAACTCGACCCAAAGGTGGTGTTTGCGGACATGCAATAG
- a CDS encoding pyridoxine 5'-phosphate synthase codes for MAKLGVNIDHVATVRQARRTIEPDPVWAAAEAQLGGADGITFHLREDRRHINDRDAALLKQTVTCKLNMEMSIAPAIVRIAENLRPNQCTLVPERRQELTTEGGLDVIRFKRRIAPVVQRLHRKGIEVSAFIEPIAEQVKMCADLDFDAIELWTGGYAHARGARARKRSLKQLETALELGWERGLVVHGGHGLTYDNIGPVAEMEFEEFNIGHSIVARAILVGMREAVRQMKVLATGVFQ; via the coding sequence ATGGCCAAGCTAGGTGTCAATATCGATCATGTGGCAACGGTGCGGCAGGCACGGCGGACGATCGAGCCGGATCCGGTCTGGGCGGCGGCGGAGGCGCAGCTTGGCGGGGCCGACGGAATCACCTTCCATCTGCGGGAGGATCGCCGGCATATCAACGACCGCGACGCAGCGCTGCTCAAGCAGACGGTCACCTGCAAACTGAACATGGAGATGTCGATTGCCCCGGCGATCGTGCGGATTGCCGAGAACCTGCGGCCAAACCAGTGTACGCTGGTTCCCGAGCGGCGGCAGGAACTGACGACCGAGGGCGGTCTGGATGTGATCCGCTTCAAGCGTCGGATTGCTCCGGTTGTCCAGAGGTTGCACCGCAAGGGCATCGAGGTGAGCGCTTTCATTGAGCCGATTGCCGAACAGGTGAAGATGTGCGCCGACCTGGACTTTGACGCCATCGAGCTGTGGACCGGCGGATACGCCCATGCCCGGGGGGCCCGGGCCCGCAAGAGGTCGCTCAAGCAGCTCGAGACGGCCCTCGAACTCGGCTGGGAACGCGGGCTGGTCGTTCACGGCGGGCACGGCCTGACCTATGACAACATCGGCCCGGTGGCCGAGATGGAATTCGAGGAGTTCAACATCGGGCACTCGATCGTCGCGAGAGCGATCTTGGTGGGCATGCGTGAAGCGGTTCGGCAGATGAAGGTGCTCGCCACCGGCGTGTTCCAGTAA
- a CDS encoding response regulator, with protein MSSAALRVLFVDDDLLDRMAFERFVKKQRLPYDYTLADSSQAARRHLAAEQFDIVITDFSLTDGNCLELLGEFRNVPFIVVTGTGSEETAVEAMKLGARDYLIKDPDGHHLTVLPATVRNVLERSAAEAELQRHREHLEELVRERTAELVAEIRERLRAEEEKRVLQEQLYHAQKMEAVGQLASGIAHDFNNLLTVIFSNVDLIRQQLPQDQQESIGASLEAIWEAAQQAMGVTRSLLIFARKVPGEKKPIDLRETVERTVRMIRRALPASIELVAETAGQTPIWICADETQMQQVIMNLAVNARDAMPRGGTLRIAVGPVGGPGDGGTDESKEQEPALVCLTVSDTGVGMPPDIQTRIFEPFFSTKPRGAGTGLGLSIIDGIVKDHGGRVEVQSEVGKGTVFRVILPTCEPGVEPEVKGPRGGRPPGRGEKIVLAEDDEYVGTVLTTRLEADGYSVIRTKDGRSMMEACRQHGETIRLLVVDVDLPKRSGIDCLKDLRAEGRHTPAILMTGSTEVDLTEGLPSDTRLLRKPFQIVELTCMISEALT; from the coding sequence ATGAGCTCCGCCGCTCTTCGAGTTCTCTTCGTCGATGATGATCTGCTCGACCGCATGGCCTTTGAGCGGTTTGTTAAGAAGCAGCGGCTGCCGTATGACTATACTCTTGCGGATTCGTCGCAGGCGGCCCGCAGACACCTCGCCGCCGAGCAGTTCGACATCGTGATTACCGATTTTTCGCTCACCGACGGCAACTGTCTCGAGTTGCTGGGAGAATTCAGAAACGTTCCCTTCATCGTGGTGACCGGTACGGGCAGTGAGGAGACGGCGGTGGAGGCCATGAAGCTCGGGGCCCGGGACTACCTCATCAAGGATCCCGATGGCCACCATCTGACCGTGCTCCCCGCCACGGTGAGAAATGTTCTGGAACGCAGCGCGGCCGAGGCCGAGCTGCAAAGACACCGCGAGCATCTCGAGGAACTCGTCAGGGAGCGAACTGCCGAGCTGGTCGCCGAGATTCGTGAGCGACTCCGGGCTGAAGAAGAGAAACGGGTCCTCCAGGAGCAGCTCTACCATGCGCAGAAAATGGAGGCGGTCGGACAGCTTGCCAGCGGCATTGCCCATGATTTTAACAATCTGTTGACCGTCATTTTCAGCAACGTCGATCTGATCAGGCAACAGTTGCCGCAGGATCAGCAAGAGAGCATCGGCGCAAGCCTCGAGGCGATTTGGGAGGCGGCCCAGCAGGCGATGGGAGTTACCCGCTCGCTGTTGATCTTTGCCCGAAAAGTCCCCGGCGAGAAGAAGCCGATCGATCTTCGCGAAACGGTGGAGCGGACGGTGAGGATGATTCGGCGGGCCCTGCCGGCTTCGATTGAACTGGTCGCGGAAACGGCCGGCCAGACGCCGATCTGGATCTGCGCCGATGAGACGCAAATGCAGCAGGTCATCATGAATCTGGCGGTGAATGCCCGCGACGCCATGCCCCGCGGGGGGACTTTGCGGATCGCCGTGGGGCCCGTGGGCGGCCCCGGCGATGGCGGGACCGACGAATCAAAGGAGCAGGAACCGGCATTGGTCTGCCTGACGGTCAGCGACACCGGCGTGGGCATGCCCCCCGACATCCAGACACGCATCTTCGAACCGTTCTTCAGCACCAAGCCGCGCGGTGCCGGCACGGGGCTCGGTCTGTCCATTATCGACGGCATTGTCAAAGATCATGGCGGGCGTGTCGAAGTGCAATCTGAAGTGGGAAAAGGAACTGTCTTTAGAGTCATCCTTCCCACCTGCGAGCCCGGCGTTGAGCCCGAGGTGAAGGGGCCTCGAGGCGGCCGGCCCCCTGGCAGAGGAGAGAAGATTGTGCTGGCCGAGGATGACGAGTACGTTGGCACGGTCCTGACCACTCGCTTGGAGGCGGATGGGTACAGCGTGATCAGGACAAAGGATGGTCGATCGATGATGGAGGCCTGCCGGCAGCACGGCGAGACGATCCGCTTGCTGGTTGTGGACGTCGATCTCCCTAAGCGCAGCGGGATTGACTGTCTGAAGGATCTTCGGGCCGAAGGTCGCCACACGCCGGCCATTCTCATGACCGGCAGCACGGAGGTCGATCTGACCGAAGGGCTGCCCTCTGACACACGTCTGCTTCGCAAGCCGTTTCAGATTGTCGAACTGACCTGCATGATCAGTGAAGCCTTGACTTGA
- a CDS encoding serpin family protein, whose protein sequence is MIRSIRTRRRAWPRSPRRPRPAFWLSAATVALVMMLTAAAAKAAQSEVARPAPPPDVKAVADANNRFALDLYGKLKNGDENLFFSPYSISTALAMTYAGARTSTAEEMAKTLHFDLPAERLHSAYAEMIRDLNEAGLGTAEPGEAGKKGDFQLSVANRLWGQKGEQFLKEFLDLTERSYGAGLSEVDYVGDTEGARKTINDWVEKQTADKIKELIKQGVLNAATRLVLTNAIYMKAEWLAKFKKQDTNPAPFFAAGGKEIQVPTMHQTSILGYAEMDNLQALELTYKGNRLSMIILLPEQKNGLAGLEKRLTPNNLSQWLAQLKPQKVRVALPKFKATREFSLAQVLQSLGMTKAFDGNQADFSGMNGKKNLFISAVVHKAFVNVDEEGTEAAAATAVVMKLTAAPMPERIPEFRADHPFVFLIRDRVSGAILFMGRVAEPKTE, encoded by the coding sequence ATGATTCGCTCAATCAGAACGCGTCGTAGGGCATGGCCGAGGTCGCCGAGGCGACCGAGACCTGCCTTCTGGCTTTCGGCTGCCACCGTCGCTCTTGTCATGATGCTGACCGCTGCTGCTGCGAAGGCGGCCCAGTCCGAGGTCGCCCGGCCCGCACCGCCCCCTGACGTGAAAGCCGTGGCCGATGCCAACAACCGTTTCGCCCTCGACCTCTACGGCAAGCTCAAGAATGGCGACGAAAACCTGTTCTTCTCGCCCTACAGCATCTCGACCGCCCTGGCCATGACCTACGCCGGGGCCCGCACGAGCACGGCCGAGGAAATGGCCAAGACGCTGCACTTTGATCTGCCCGCAGAGCGACTTCACTCGGCCTACGCGGAGATGATCCGCGACCTGAACGAGGCGGGCCTTGGCACGGCCGAGCCAGGCGAAGCCGGCAAGAAAGGCGATTTCCAGTTGAGCGTCGCCAACCGCCTCTGGGGCCAGAAGGGCGAGCAGTTTCTGAAGGAGTTTCTCGACCTGACCGAGCGGTCCTACGGTGCCGGCCTCAGTGAGGTCGACTACGTGGGCGACACCGAAGGGGCCCGCAAGACCATCAACGACTGGGTCGAGAAACAGACGGCCGATAAGATCAAGGAACTGATCAAACAGGGTGTTCTGAACGCAGCCACCCGTCTGGTACTCACCAACGCCATCTACATGAAGGCCGAGTGGCTGGCCAAGTTCAAGAAGCAGGACACCAACCCTGCCCCGTTCTTCGCGGCTGGCGGCAAGGAAATCCAGGTGCCCACCATGCATCAGACGTCGATTCTCGGCTACGCTGAAATGGACAACCTTCAGGCGCTTGAGCTGACGTACAAGGGTAACCGGCTATCAATGATCATCTTGCTGCCCGAACAGAAAAACGGGCTGGCCGGTCTCGAGAAGCGGCTTACCCCCAACAACCTGAGTCAGTGGCTGGCACAGCTCAAGCCGCAGAAGGTGAGGGTGGCTTTGCCCAAGTTCAAGGCAACCAGGGAATTCAGCCTCGCACAGGTCCTGCAATCACTGGGCATGACCAAGGCCTTTGACGGGAACCAGGCCGACTTCTCCGGCATGAACGGCAAGAAGAACCTGTTCATCTCCGCCGTGGTCCACAAGGCCTTCGTCAATGTCGATGAGGAAGGCACCGAGGCTGCCGCCGCCACCGCCGTGGTCATGAAGCTCACCGCCGCCCCCATGCCCGAGCGGATCCCCGAATTTCGCGCCGACCACCCCTTCGTCTTCCTCATCCGCGACCGCGTGTCCGGTGCGATTCTCTTCATGGGCAGGGTGGCCGAGCCGAAGACGGAGTGA
- a CDS encoding response regulator yields MRPNTPILLVEDDEVDQITVQRALRDIHVTNRLLIAANGEEALRMLRDPACERPGIILLDLNMPRMNGAEFLRVVKCDAELKRIPVVVLTSSREEQDRIESFNLSVAGYMIKPVDYRQFVEVVRTIDLYWTLSELP; encoded by the coding sequence ATGCGACCCAATACGCCGATCTTGTTGGTGGAAGACGATGAGGTTGACCAGATCACCGTTCAGCGCGCCCTGAGGGACATTCACGTTACGAATCGGCTGCTCATCGCGGCGAACGGCGAGGAGGCTCTGCGGATGCTGAGAGACCCTGCCTGTGAGCGTCCCGGCATTATCCTGCTCGATCTGAACATGCCGCGGATGAACGGGGCGGAGTTCCTCCGCGTCGTCAAATGTGATGCCGAACTGAAACGAATACCCGTGGTGGTGCTTACGTCATCCCGGGAGGAACAGGATCGAATTGAAAGCTTCAACCTGAGCGTCGCCGGGTACATGATCAAGCCGGTCGACTACCGTCAGTTCGTCGAAGTGGTTCGAACCATCGACCTCTACTGGACGCTTAGCGAACTGCCGTAG
- a CDS encoding ATP-dependent Clp protease adaptor ClpS, protein MAESNQVAVATPPAKPVEKPAKPIPRRQPPYHVVLLDDDDHTYQYVIEMLGKLFGHNKNKAYMMAREVDTTGRVIVDTTTKERAELKRDQIHAYGPDWRLKRSKGSMRATIEPAPDAG, encoded by the coding sequence ATGGCCGAATCGAATCAGGTTGCCGTCGCGACACCGCCGGCCAAGCCCGTTGAAAAGCCGGCCAAACCCATCCCGCGCCGTCAGCCGCCGTATCACGTCGTCCTGCTGGATGACGACGACCACACCTACCAGTACGTCATCGAGATGCTGGGCAAGCTGTTCGGCCACAACAAAAACAAGGCGTATATGATGGCCCGCGAAGTGGACACCACCGGCCGGGTGATCGTCGATACCACCACCAAGGAACGCGCCGAGCTGAAGCGCGACCAGATCCACGCCTACGGGCCCGACTGGCGGCTCAAACGTTCCAAGGGCTCAATGCGAGCCACCATCGAACCGGCACCGGATGCAGGATAA